A single region of the Thermodesulfatator indicus DSM 15286 genome encodes:
- a CDS encoding TldD/PmbA family protein has product MDQIKDILWPWQKEKGLEALEIYAYEEKGLKIEKKDRRLEKFQPYEEHGLAIRILKDGALGFSFTTSLAPEDVLNAAFKAYEMASVMEKDAYSLPGPQEYPILPPAREELISAEEGLAILEQVEETAFSYDSRVKRIQEAGLSHSQGKLYIANTNGLEAQWDYGGFSLVAVVIAMEGEEAQMGWEWQLFPLRERIKPEEIAQKAAYRAVKRLGAKPISSRKIHVLLPPHVAVDFLELLSSSFLGDNLVKGKSVLKNKLGQKVFPSFINIIDNGVLVDVIGTRPFDDEGIPQRETVLVKEGKIENFLFDSYWGKKAGFPSTGNARRGSFKDQPSVGLTNFYLKPGEYPPEKITGKLSEFFEVLEVLGMHTADPISGEFSLGVSGLLHRNGEIIPVNGMAISGDIFSLFEKIEALGNDLTFYSNIGSPSILTAKLDLAGS; this is encoded by the coding sequence GTGGATCAAATAAAAGATATCCTCTGGCCCTGGCAAAAAGAAAAAGGCCTTGAGGCCTTAGAAATATATGCTTATGAAGAAAAAGGCCTAAAAATAGAAAAAAAAGACCGCCGACTAGAAAAATTTCAACCTTATGAAGAACACGGGCTGGCCATAAGAATACTGAAAGATGGGGCTCTGGGGTTTTCTTTCACCACTTCTTTGGCTCCAGAAGATGTTTTAAACGCGGCCTTTAAGGCTTATGAAATGGCCTCGGTTATGGAAAAAGACGCTTACTCTTTACCAGGCCCCCAGGAATATCCCATTTTACCGCCGGCAAGAGAAGAATTAATTTCTGCAGAAGAAGGACTTGCTATTCTTGAACAAGTAGAAGAAACAGCTTTTTCTTATGACTCACGCGTAAAAAGAATTCAAGAAGCTGGCCTTAGTCATAGCCAGGGGAAACTTTACATAGCCAATACAAACGGCCTCGAAGCTCAATGGGACTACGGCGGCTTTTCTTTGGTAGCGGTAGTGATAGCCATGGAGGGAGAAGAAGCCCAAATGGGCTGGGAATGGCAGCTATTTCCCTTGAGAGAGAGGATAAAACCTGAGGAAATAGCGCAAAAAGCCGCTTATCGGGCGGTAAAAAGACTTGGGGCTAAGCCAATTTCTTCCCGAAAAATCCATGTTCTCCTGCCGCCTCACGTAGCAGTAGATTTCCTAGAGCTACTTTCAAGTTCGTTTCTGGGAGATAATCTAGTTAAAGGCAAATCTGTTCTCAAAAATAAACTTGGCCAAAAAGTATTTCCCTCATTTATAAACATTATCGATAACGGAGTTTTGGTTGATGTTATAGGCACAAGACCTTTTGATGACGAAGGTATTCCCCAACGCGAGACAGTCTTAGTTAAAGAAGGGAAAATAGAAAATTTTCTCTTTGACTCTTATTGGGGTAAAAAAGCAGGTTTCCCATCTACCGGTAATGCCAGGAGGGGAAGCTTCAAAGATCAACCCTCTGTAGGGCTTACCAATTTTTATCTTAAGCCAGGAGAATACCCTCCAGAAAAAATTACAGGCAAGTTATCAGAATTTTTTGAGGTCTTAGAAGTTTTAGGCATGCACACTGCTGATCCCATTTCAGGAGAATTCTCGTTAGGCGTTTCTGGTCTTCTTCACCGCAACGGAGAAATTATCCCTGTAAATGGCATGGCTATTTCAGGTGATATTTTTTCACTTTTTGAAAAGATTGAAGCCCTAGGCAATGACCTCACTTTTTACAGCAACATTGGGAGCCCTAGCATTCTTACCGCTAAGCTTGACCTTGCTGGTAGCTAG
- a CDS encoding heterodisulfide reductase-related iron-sulfur binding cluster — protein MSSITKFAYYPGCSLEGLATEAEEALLEVAKYWDIELIEIPDWNCCGSSSAHNLCEDLARKLTWRILASLPNNTSEILTLCPSCFDRLRLGLFEAQKNPKKFLTLFGQKPNPSWKIRHFVEVLASFPWHKIKGKPLSGLRLAPYYGCLLYVPAKLPPPMEDGLMEKMLSSLGAEIVPWPYAKQCCGTYLSIIKPDFVSGIVRRMMMEAQKIQVDALVTHCVMCQMNLEMRAPVKVDLPVFHLSELLALGLGQAHISWFKKHLLDPLPLLLKKGFC, from the coding sequence ATGTCCTCTATAACTAAATTTGCTTATTATCCTGGATGTTCTCTTGAAGGGTTGGCTACTGAAGCTGAAGAAGCCCTCCTTGAAGTAGCCAAATACTGGGATATAGAACTCATAGAAATTCCTGACTGGAATTGCTGTGGTAGTTCCTCAGCACATAACCTTTGTGAAGACTTAGCCCGTAAACTTACCTGGCGTATTCTTGCCTCCTTGCCGAATAATACTTCTGAAATTCTCACCTTATGCCCCAGCTGTTTTGATCGCTTAAGGCTTGGCCTATTCGAAGCCCAAAAAAATCCCAAAAAATTCTTGACACTTTTTGGCCAGAAGCCAAATCCTTCTTGGAAAATAAGACACTTTGTAGAGGTATTAGCTTCTTTCCCCTGGCACAAAATAAAGGGTAAGCCCCTTTCTGGCCTACGTTTGGCCCCTTATTATGGCTGCTTACTTTACGTGCCAGCGAAACTTCCACCTCCCATGGAAGACGGTCTTATGGAAAAAATGCTTTCTTCTTTAGGGGCAGAAATTGTTCCCTGGCCTTACGCCAAACAATGTTGCGGAACATATCTCTCAATAATTAAACCTGATTTTGTCTCTGGAATCGTACGACGCATGATGATGGAGGCCCAAAAAATACAGGTCGATGCCCTGGTTACCCACTGTGTTATGTGTCAGATGAATCTCGAAATGCGAGCTCCTGTAAAAGTAGATCTTCCCGTTTTTCACCTGAGTGAATTGCTGGCCCTGGGTTTAGGACAGGCCCACATCTCTTGGTTTAAGAAACATCTTTTAGACCCCTTGCCTCTTCTATTAAAAAAAGGTTTTTGCTAA
- the thiL gene encoding thiamine-phosphate kinase: MTEEEILAFFRKKSKPVHREVICGIGDDCAVISRGSFWELLTTDTMVENVHFDFAYFDPYFVGRKLAAVNLSDIAAMGGEPAYALLNLSVPGISERELPLFWEGITTKLANYGAEVIGGDVTRNPERWHLTLTLIGHAPSGGVIFRQGARPGDLIFVSRPLGASAGALELWQQGFEPPESLKRAHLDPEPEIRLGKVLAQENLASAMMDISDGLLLDLARLCRANSLGAEIEAEKIPVHEALNEVSLSQEPIFYALSGGEDFALLFTVPPEKERFLRLKLGSQRLFQIGYIIEEQIIYLIKNGQKEKVSPSGFDHFA; encoded by the coding sequence ATGACCGAAGAAGAAATCCTTGCCTTTTTCCGGAAAAAATCTAAGCCGGTTCACCGGGAAGTCATCTGCGGTATCGGTGATGACTGTGCCGTAATCTCAAGGGGCTCCTTCTGGGAGCTCCTTACCACCGATACCATGGTGGAAAATGTCCACTTTGACTTCGCCTACTTTGATCCGTATTTTGTGGGGAGAAAGCTTGCGGCCGTTAACCTGAGTGATATTGCCGCCATGGGTGGAGAGCCTGCTTATGCTCTGCTTAATCTGAGCGTACCGGGCATCTCTGAGAGGGAGCTTCCTCTCTTCTGGGAAGGGATAACTACTAAGCTTGCAAACTACGGGGCCGAAGTGATTGGCGGAGATGTTACCCGCAACCCTGAGCGCTGGCACCTTACCCTTACCCTAATAGGCCATGCTCCTTCAGGAGGGGTTATCTTTCGTCAAGGGGCCAGGCCGGGGGATCTGATTTTTGTATCTCGTCCGCTTGGGGCTTCAGCCGGGGCGCTTGAGTTATGGCAACAAGGCTTTGAACCGCCCGAATCTCTTAAACGAGCTCACCTTGACCCTGAGCCGGAAATAAGGCTTGGAAAGGTATTAGCACAGGAAAACCTTGCTTCGGCCATGATGGACATCTCAGACGGCCTGCTTCTTGATCTGGCCAGACTTTGCCGGGCAAACAGCCTGGGGGCAGAAATAGAAGCCGAAAAAATTCCTGTCCATGAGGCTTTAAACGAAGTTTCTCTTTCTCAAGAGCCTATTTTTTATGCTCTTTCCGGCGGAGAAGATTTTGCCCTTCTTTTTACCGTCCCACCTGAGAAAGAAAGATTTTTGCGTTTAAAACTCGGCTCGCAAAGGCTTTTTCAAATAGGCTACATTATAGAAGAACAAATTATTTACTTAATAAAAAACGGCCAAAAAGAAAAAGTCTCCCCTTCTGGCTTTGACCACTTTGCTTAA
- the amrB gene encoding AmmeMemoRadiSam system protein B, translating into MKYSPDFRPKLRAIDIIPFNWQGKEAFLLRDPLAYSENPLVVPKEMAPLLIALDGQHSLRDIQVMLTRSLGRLVMLEEIEDFLATLEKNLFLETEFFTKKRQELEKDFSQSKVRPSSHAGHAYPLKPDELKTFLNQILNLWPKRPNYNPRIIIAPHIDFRAGAQTFAAAYQGLSWPKGARVIVLGTGHFLETPVSLAYKDFETPLGLVKYDREFVAELSKKIDEDLRGHEWAHKSEHSIDFQVVFLKHLLGEFSLVPILVASPQGHRNFFKKLAESLRDLLDEKTYLVVGVDFCHLGLRYGDPTPAGENEKQKAREFDFNLLQKVLTFDADRIYEMLAKDDYYKVCGFGPLYLLSLIFSGEKLSGKILHQEAVDFGEGSIVSLAAAAFFD; encoded by the coding sequence ATGAAATATAGCCCTGACTTTCGCCCTAAATTAAGAGCAATTGATATTATCCCTTTTAATTGGCAGGGGAAAGAAGCCTTTCTTTTACGAGACCCATTGGCTTACAGTGAAAACCCTTTAGTGGTTCCCAAAGAAATGGCTCCTCTTCTAATCGCCCTTGATGGACAACACTCTTTGAGGGACATACAGGTAATGCTTACCAGAAGTCTTGGCCGTCTGGTTATGCTTGAAGAAATAGAAGATTTTCTGGCCACCCTTGAGAAAAATCTCTTCCTTGAGACTGAATTTTTTACTAAAAAACGCCAGGAACTTGAAAAAGATTTCAGTCAATCAAAAGTTAGACCTTCATCTCATGCTGGTCACGCCTACCCCCTAAAGCCTGATGAATTAAAAACCTTTTTAAACCAAATACTAAATCTCTGGCCTAAACGGCCAAACTACAATCCCCGAATAATAATTGCTCCACATATTGACTTTCGTGCTGGGGCGCAAACTTTTGCCGCTGCTTATCAAGGGTTATCATGGCCCAAAGGGGCGAGAGTTATCGTTTTGGGGACAGGCCATTTTTTAGAAACACCTGTTTCTTTGGCATATAAAGACTTTGAAACCCCTCTTGGTTTAGTGAAATATGACCGAGAATTTGTTGCCGAACTTAGCAAAAAGATAGATGAAGATTTACGCGGGCACGAATGGGCCCACAAAAGCGAACATTCTATAGATTTCCAAGTAGTTTTTTTGAAACATCTTCTAGGAGAATTTTCGTTGGTTCCCATTTTAGTAGCCAGCCCCCAAGGCCATAGAAATTTTTTTAAAAAACTGGCAGAATCCCTGAGAGACCTGCTAGACGAAAAAACTTATTTAGTGGTAGGAGTTGATTTTTGTCATCTGGGTCTTCGTTACGGTGATCCCACTCCAGCAGGTGAAAATGAAAAACAAAAAGCCAGAGAATTCGATTTTAATCTTTTACAAAAGGTTTTAACCTTTGATGCCGATAGAATTTACGAGATGTTAGCTAAAGATGATTACTATAAAGTCTGCGGCTTTGGGCCTTTATATCTTTTGAGTCTTATTTTTTCAGGAGAAAAATTGTCAGGGAAAATTCTTCACCAGGAAGCTGTTGATTTTGGTGAAGGTTCGATCGTTTCCCTGGCAGCGGCTGCTTTTTTTGACTAA
- the ndk gene encoding nucleoside-diphosphate kinase, which produces MPVERTLSLIKPDGVERNLIGQVLSFFEKGGLKIVAMKMLHLTKAQAEEFYIVHKERPFYQELTEYMASGPIVAIVLEGENAIAKCREIMGATDPAEAAEGTIRKTFALSKGENTVHGSDSPESAAREIAFFFSELEICPRS; this is translated from the coding sequence ATGCCCGTTGAAAGGACTTTGAGTCTTATCAAGCCAGATGGAGTAGAACGCAATTTAATAGGTCAGGTGTTGAGTTTTTTTGAAAAAGGCGGCCTTAAAATCGTGGCCATGAAGATGCTTCACCTCACCAAGGCCCAGGCCGAAGAGTTTTACATCGTCCACAAGGAACGCCCTTTTTACCAAGAATTAACCGAGTACATGGCCTCTGGCCCTATTGTAGCCATTGTCCTTGAGGGCGAAAACGCCATTGCCAAGTGCCGCGAAATTATGGGAGCCACTGACCCGGCTGAAGCTGCCGAGGGTACTATTCGTAAAACATTTGCTTTGAGCAAGGGAGAAAACACGGTTCACGGCTCTGACAGCCCTGAATCAGCTGCCAGGGAAATAGCCTTTTTCTTCAGTGAACTTGAGATTTGCCCTCGTTCATGA
- a CDS encoding DUF505 domain-containing protein — MLIKKEHAEALLKLLSFEEETQTKGMEILEADEDLYLELEMQALVRQSAPLKRELTYLGKELALVLRDLIDREKLPSPEKWPEGFRWLGTEIVAMLEAAGLAGQVGPLAVEPLQQRGLAAQIKDKETGKEYIGLTEAGKRIFEIYQALEPELEISAELAQEIRKLPAGPARASLLTIDTHTKHLLEAMRLIAYSVPTSDIYAFTALGQAVKKALTYGGFGEGDVLTSDILWALADVADEKEVPEATIAILQSLGYIDQNKELLPAGYWALEVLRLWKREVTPDAWTVAIEEEEVEILQAIEHLWQKAENNPEETPTFKNLRAEMIDRKIKQYKEILARYGRKIEEMPEKYQQIASQFMEAKDLARWYDDNFSLRLSLYSLESFNLIHTTEDQKGREVFELTDFGRKVIKDQEVKVREISSTAVKAITITHRSFSAPNVEWVDEALEEGLLGTGEPTRSGYFYAELAETISRMPHLTRYEAEILASIPSRGISVEDLFDMVGEGKRRRFKWALEKLEARHLINVMPDGNIIETEAGEMIDRAVSGVPKNFGHPINPLIYRVLKALAEVGTLFVKEKRIRILPKNIKEAIKRSGLPAIVFDEALKAARHAGYVGKNTITEAGYLILQAVDKMNPHEEVRVFYAGEEA, encoded by the coding sequence ATGCTTATCAAGAAAGAACATGCCGAAGCGCTTTTGAAACTCCTTTCATTTGAAGAGGAAACTCAGACTAAAGGCATGGAAATTTTAGAGGCCGATGAGGACCTTTACCTTGAACTGGAAATGCAGGCACTGGTGCGCCAGTCAGCCCCTTTAAAAAGGGAACTTACTTACTTGGGGAAAGAACTTGCCCTTGTGCTTCGCGACTTAATTGACCGCGAAAAACTCCCTTCTCCGGAAAAGTGGCCTGAGGGCTTTCGTTGGCTGGGCACAGAGATTGTGGCCATGCTTGAGGCAGCAGGTTTGGCCGGCCAGGTTGGCCCTCTTGCTGTAGAGCCCTTACAGCAAAGAGGCCTTGCTGCACAAATAAAAGACAAAGAAACCGGCAAAGAGTACATAGGCTTAACTGAGGCCGGAAAAAGAATTTTTGAAATTTATCAGGCCCTTGAACCCGAGCTTGAAATTTCAGCAGAGCTGGCCCAAGAAATTCGCAAGCTTCCAGCCGGCCCGGCTAGGGCTTCGCTTCTTACCATTGATACTCATACCAAACATCTCCTTGAGGCCATGCGTCTTATTGCTTATAGCGTCCCCACTTCTGACATTTACGCCTTTACCGCCCTAGGCCAGGCCGTGAAAAAGGCTCTCACCTACGGTGGTTTTGGTGAAGGGGATGTGCTAACCAGCGACATTCTCTGGGCGCTCGCTGATGTGGCTGATGAAAAAGAAGTCCCAGAAGCTACCATCGCTATTCTTCAAAGCCTCGGTTACATTGACCAGAACAAAGAACTTCTCCCCGCAGGTTACTGGGCCTTAGAAGTGTTACGCCTTTGGAAACGAGAAGTTACTCCTGACGCCTGGACGGTAGCCATAGAAGAAGAGGAAGTTGAAATACTTCAGGCCATTGAGCATCTCTGGCAAAAGGCGGAAAACAATCCTGAAGAAACGCCTACCTTTAAAAATCTACGGGCGGAGATGATTGACCGCAAAATTAAGCAATACAAAGAAATTTTAGCTCGTTATGGCCGTAAAATTGAAGAAATGCCCGAAAAATATCAACAAATCGCCAGCCAGTTTATGGAAGCAAAAGACCTGGCCCGCTGGTACGACGACAACTTTTCTCTACGCTTAAGCCTTTATAGCCTTGAATCTTTTAACTTGATTCATACTACTGAAGATCAAAAGGGTAGAGAAGTCTTTGAGCTAACTGATTTTGGCCGAAAAGTCATCAAAGACCAGGAAGTCAAAGTACGCGAGATTTCTTCAACCGCCGTAAAAGCCATTACCATTACTCACCGCTCCTTTTCGGCGCCAAATGTGGAATGGGTGGACGAGGCCTTAGAAGAAGGGCTTTTGGGGACAGGCGAACCCACTCGCTCTGGCTACTTTTACGCCGAGCTTGCGGAAACCATCTCAAGAATGCCTCATTTAACGCGCTATGAAGCCGAAATTTTGGCTTCTATTCCCAGCCGTGGCATTAGCGTGGAAGACCTGTTTGATATGGTAGGTGAAGGCAAAAGAAGGCGTTTTAAATGGGCACTTGAGAAACTAGAAGCCCGTCATCTTATAAATGTCATGCCTGACGGAAACATAATTGAGACCGAGGCTGGGGAAATGATTGACCGGGCTGTTTCAGGTGTGCCTAAAAACTTCGGCCATCCTATTAACCCTTTGATTTATCGTGTGCTAAAGGCCCTAGCCGAAGTGGGAACACTCTTCGTTAAAGAAAAGCGTATAAGGATTTTGCCTAAAAACATAAAAGAGGCCATAAAGCGAAGTGGGCTTCCGGCCATCGTCTTTGACGAGGCTTTAAAAGCCGCACGCCACGCTGGTTATGTGGGCAAAAATACCATCACCGAAGCAGGTTATTTAATACTCCAGGCCGTTGATAAGATGAACCCGCACGAGGAAGTAAGGGTATTTTACGCCGGGGAGGAAGCTTAA
- a CDS encoding TIGR04219 family outer membrane beta-barrel protein, which translates to MTAKKLSALIFILVLFLGTRVWAFGLEAAGGFWSENPSGDISYKGDSLSVKDDLRYDTEYKPFGRVKIDLPLINFYLAYTPVNFEEEGELNKTFTFGDKTFNANVPFDSYLKMQQYDLGVYWGIPFLKSVTEAATLGFAGINVELGLNARVMNVEAGIEQQNLKEDTSFTVVIPLLYGGLSIDFGKVSLEGEFRGIAYNNNHYYDAIGRLKFYIFSTPLVGPSAFVGVGYRYQDLKFDVDDFKGTFTLSGPFAELGVNF; encoded by the coding sequence ATGACAGCCAAAAAGTTAAGCGCGCTGATTTTTATTTTGGTCTTATTTTTAGGGACACGGGTTTGGGCTTTTGGACTTGAAGCAGCCGGGGGCTTTTGGAGTGAAAACCCTAGTGGAGATATCTCTTATAAAGGAGATAGCCTGTCAGTAAAAGACGACCTTAGATACGATACCGAATATAAACCTTTCGGAAGAGTTAAAATTGACCTCCCTCTCATAAATTTTTACCTGGCATATACGCCTGTTAATTTTGAAGAAGAAGGAGAACTAAATAAAACTTTTACTTTCGGAGATAAAACTTTTAATGCTAATGTGCCTTTTGATAGCTACCTAAAAATGCAACAATATGACCTTGGTGTTTACTGGGGAATTCCTTTTCTTAAATCTGTTACTGAAGCGGCCACTTTAGGATTTGCAGGGATAAACGTGGAACTTGGCTTAAACGCTAGAGTCATGAACGTAGAAGCAGGTATTGAGCAGCAAAACCTCAAAGAAGATACCTCTTTTACTGTGGTTATCCCGTTACTTTACGGCGGCCTGAGTATAGATTTTGGTAAAGTAAGTCTTGAAGGTGAGTTCCGCGGCATCGCCTACAATAACAACCATTATTACGATGCTATTGGAAGGCTTAAATTTTATATATTTAGCACTCCTTTGGTTGGGCCGTCGGCCTTTGTTGGTGTGGGTTACCGGTATCAAGACTTAAAATTCGATGTTGACGATTTTAAAGGCACCTTTACTTTATCAGGTCCCTTTGCTGAACTTGGAGTTAATTTTTAA
- a CDS encoding CBS domain-containing protein gives MKDLAQITVNKVMTRSLKIVDIDTSFEEVVKTFNETKVHALIVVGPGGEFMGILSHSDIIKGLQEYGPKIFVLTAEDLMHPKPFTIDPNANLKEAAAIMVKNRIHRLLVISSHAGKYIPIGVLSATDIIKAVANT, from the coding sequence ATGAAAGATTTAGCACAAATAACAGTTAACAAAGTGATGACACGATCGCTAAAAATTGTAGATATCGATACTTCTTTTGAAGAAGTGGTTAAAACTTTTAATGAAACCAAAGTACACGCCCTCATCGTAGTAGGGCCCGGTGGTGAATTTATGGGGATTTTGAGCCATTCCGATATTATAAAAGGCTTACAAGAATATGGTCCTAAAATATTTGTATTAACTGCTGAAGACCTTATGCATCCTAAACCCTTCACTATTGACCCCAATGCAAACCTCAAAGAAGCAGCGGCCATAATGGTTAAAAACAGGATCCATCGTCTTTTAGTTATCTCCTCTCATGCGGGGAAATATATCCCTATAGGTGTTCTTTCGGCTACTGATATAATTAAAGCCGTAGCCAATACTTAG
- a CDS encoding 4Fe-4S dicluster domain-containing protein — protein MEKIAERDFSFCLTCQTCTNGCPCVSLMDYLPHQLMRLLQWEEFEEALKSKAIWVCVGCNACTHACPMGIEIPEIMDILRQEAIKVGIIAEKDIYEFHRQMLLSLKRHGRVSEFELILAYKTKKGHFFEDITLGLQMLTKKKMKLKPARLKERKKIRAFFEKCPL, from the coding sequence ATGGAAAAAATAGCTGAACGAGACTTTTCTTTTTGCCTAACCTGCCAGACTTGTACTAACGGTTGCCCTTGTGTCTCTCTTATGGACTATTTACCTCACCAGCTAATGCGGCTTTTACAATGGGAAGAATTTGAAGAGGCCCTAAAAAGTAAGGCCATCTGGGTATGTGTAGGGTGTAATGCCTGTACTCACGCCTGCCCCATGGGCATAGAAATCCCTGAAATTATGGACATTTTAAGGCAAGAAGCCATAAAAGTTGGGATTATAGCTGAAAAAGACATCTATGAATTCCACCGACAAATGTTGCTCTCTTTGAAGCGTCATGGCCGTGTAAGCGAATTTGAACTAATTTTGGCTTATAAAACGAAAAAGGGACATTTCTTTGAAGACATAACACTTGGCTTGCAAATGCTTACCAAAAAAAAGATGAAGCTTAAACCTGCTCGTTTAAAAGAGCGCAAAAAAATTAGAGCTTTTTTTGAAAAATGTCCTCTATAA
- a CDS encoding ParB/RepB/Spo0J family partition protein — MRELCRYKDPVKNQELCLSLFQVDEILIPSFQRDLSEGLKRNLELAIEKLGFLHPIVVVEGDEGYYVVDGRHRLEALKELGYQEIIGIIAPQELALHILEFNTEKPPNVKEKSKQAYRLFYEFLEKEPQTLEIDLISFFKEPSLITFGFILEEFEPRFPASFYESFVSKIDNFLHEPLEEASKERRRRAEKLVELNQQVNETYARLGLTNALLKGEIVRKAVQRAYGIRVRKIDDEFYEAIEKVKEALNKISPEDIGGHEI, encoded by the coding sequence ATGAGAGAGCTCTGCCGTTATAAAGACCCGGTAAAAAATCAAGAACTTTGCCTGTCCCTCTTCCAGGTAGATGAAATTCTAATCCCCTCTTTTCAGCGGGATCTTTCTGAGGGGCTAAAACGCAATCTAGAACTGGCCATTGAAAAATTAGGTTTTCTTCATCCTATTGTCGTGGTTGAAGGTGATGAAGGTTACTACGTAGTTGATGGCCGCCATCGCTTAGAAGCCTTAAAAGAACTAGGTTATCAGGAAATTATTGGCATTATTGCTCCTCAAGAACTAGCTCTCCATATCCTGGAATTTAACACCGAAAAGCCTCCAAATGTAAAAGAAAAGTCCAAGCAAGCTTACCGTCTTTTTTATGAGTTTCTCGAAAAAGAACCACAAACTTTAGAAATAGACCTTATTAGTTTTTTTAAAGAACCTTCACTTATAACCTTTGGTTTTATACTTGAAGAATTTGAACCAAGGTTTCCCGCCAGCTTTTATGAGTCTTTTGTCTCCAAAATAGATAATTTTTTACACGAACCATTAGAGGAAGCCTCTAAAGAAAGACGCCGCAGAGCCGAAAAACTCGTGGAGTTAAACCAACAGGTTAATGAAACTTATGCCCGATTAGGCTTGACAAACGCCCTACTTAAGGGAGAAATTGTTCGCAAAGCTGTACAGCGCGCTTATGGAATAAGGGTACGAAAGATTGACGACGAATTCTACGAAGCCATTGAAAAAGTAAAAGAGGCTTTAAATAAGATATCACCTGAAGACATAGGTGGCCATGAAATATAG